One genomic region from Pararge aegeria chromosome 14, ilParAegt1.1, whole genome shotgun sequence encodes:
- the LOC120629483 gene encoding uncharacterized protein LOC120629483, whose protein sequence is MYKIVPTCTIKRYQSCLFVKCWSDGMGCIISSQRVGVTPMPTSQSSWQHLIGKETVLAALARLDQDIAKSETFYPAQRLAVISAELESIQQEIKDFEDVTMLTSNAESYSKIMHQMFVNLDLYKRPMLAAENEDFVANVNRKEMRRLELVWLRSREKELKQERRLLHAQLLRIRSLYSQLQQLLGVIWSDNQRPDLQLEDEFGRAHSMRNALASVSTRLRAAVEYAHSALRLLDDALPAWKLASIGKSGWERTAACGDACMLLVRARCQERCARRVLAASAAPRAARSLRLALDYAFTDTMHDHKYQRATEIFLQFKEALVQLVNSIHQVFLNNIENLAVTEKELAESRRKVRAARVNYIVKKGLADLKYDPTTLESLKGLANNT, encoded by the exons ATGTATAAAATAGTGCCTACATGTACCA TAAAAAGATACCAAAGCTGTTTATTCGTGAAGTGTTGGAGCGATGGAATGGGCTGCATTATTAGCTCGCAGCGTGTTGGTGTGACCCCAATGCCTACT TCGCAGAGTTCGTGGCAGCATTTAATTGGCAAGGAAACTGTGTTAGCTGCCCTTGCAAGGTTGGACCAGGATATTGCTAAAAGCGAGACATTTTATCCAGCGCAGAGACTGGCAGTCATCTCTGCAGAGCTGGAAAGCATACAACAG gaaataaaagattttgaagacgTAACGATGCTGACGTCAAATGCTGAATCTTATTCTAAAATAATGCATCAG ATGTTTGTAAATTTAGATCTATACAAACGACCAATGTTGGCGGCAGAAAACGAAGATTTTGTGGCTAATGTTAACAGAAAG GAAATGCGTAGACTTGAGTTGGTTTGGCTTCGTAGTCGAGAAAAGGAATTAAAACAAGAGAGGCGTCTGCTGCACGCTCAACTATTGCGAATACGTTCACTCTATTCACAATTGCAACAGTTGCTCG GGGTCATATGGAGCGATAACCAACGTCCAGATTTACAACTAGAAGATGAATTTGGGCGAGCTCATTCCATGCGTAATGCTCTCGCGAGCGTGAGCACGCGACTGAGAGCAGCTGTGGAGTATGCGCATTCCGCTCTGCGGTTACTGGATGATGCACTTCCAGCTTGGAAACTTGCGTCCATAggaaa aaGCGGTTGGGAGCGCACGGCAGCTTGCGGTGATGCATGCATGTTATTGGTCCGCGCACGATGTCAAGAGCGTTGTGCTAGAAGAGTTTTAGCGGCGTCTGCTGCACCGAGAGCAGCGCGGTCTTTACGACTGGCCTTGGACTATGCTTTCACTGACACTATGCATGATCATAA ATATCAAAGGGCAACGGAAATATTTTTGCAGTTTAAAGAAGCTCTTGTGCAATTAGTCAATTCGATCCATcag GTTTTCCTGAATAATATAGAAAACCTAGCAGTTACAGAAAAAGAGTTGGCGGAAAGTAGACGAAAAGTCAGAGCAGCAAGAGTAAACTATATAGTAAAAAAAGGTTTAGCTGATTTAAAATATGATCCAACCACATTAGAAAGCTTAAAAGGATTAGCTAACAACACTTGA